In Desulforegulaceae bacterium, the following are encoded in one genomic region:
- a CDS encoding MotA/TolQ/ExbB proton channel family protein: MDFGSFIGIISGLSLIFSAIFLRGDFLSFVNLPGFMIVIGGTVASTLLTFEFRHVVTAFKSAVLVFSSKRDDPNDAVETMIRLCRISRKQGIIALSEVKTQSGFLKKACGLIADGSEEATVRAALETEINYLKLRHFNIQDVFKKMGTYAPAFGMLGTLIGLIQMLSQLANPETIGPAMAVALLTTFYGSLISTLLCLPIAGKLKSRTINEVMNMEIMLEGAVSILKNDNPLIIYEKLSSFIPVNSRVPMEKMDLRSSKGINNEI; this comes from the coding sequence ATGGATTTTGGCTCTTTTATTGGGATTATTTCTGGGCTTTCCCTTATATTTTCAGCAATTTTTTTAAGGGGAGATTTTTTAAGTTTTGTAAATCTTCCTGGATTTATGATTGTGATAGGGGGGACTGTTGCCTCAACTCTTCTGACTTTTGAATTCAGGCATGTAGTTACAGCTTTCAAGTCTGCTGTCCTTGTTTTTTCAAGTAAAAGAGATGATCCAAATGATGCAGTTGAAACAATGATAAGGCTTTGCAGAATAAGCAGGAAGCAGGGAATTATTGCATTAAGCGAGGTAAAAACTCAATCAGGGTTTTTGAAAAAAGCCTGCGGTCTTATTGCTGACGGTTCTGAGGAAGCCACTGTCAGGGCTGCTCTTGAAACTGAAATTAATTATTTGAAACTCAGGCATTTCAATATCCAGGATGTATTTAAAAAAATGGGAACCTATGCACCGGCATTTGGAATGCTTGGTACATTAATAGGGCTGATTCAAATGCTAAGCCAGCTTGCAAATCCTGAAACAATAGGGCCAGCAATGGCTGTAGCTCTTCTTACAACTTTTTATGGTTCTCTTATTTCCACCTTATTATGCCTTCCCATTGCAGGTAAACTAAAATCAAGAACAATAAACGAAGTAATGAATATGGAAATTATGCTTGAAGGGGCGGTTTCCATTTTAAAAAATGACAACCCTCTTATTATTTATGAAAAGCTTTCTTCTTTTATACCTGTAAATTCCAGAGTTCCAATGGAGAAGATGGATTTAAGATCAAGCAAAGGAATAAATAATGAAATTTAG
- a CDS encoding biotin--[acetyl-CoA-carboxylase] ligase: protein MYKSKGQILVPGLLNKEFCPPDTKFTGFKFKSGNNLWSKVKNSSVPWDIYSVNQCESTMDSLFYLIEKEKKKDFSSLIAMSQNKGRGQYKKKWYSPKGNLSVSIHLPFIFNNQWSENYLPLIFGNLLTEALSDFGIITQIKWPNDIFFKGKKLGGILVEKKRNFYLAGIGMNLVSIPGDDELEDEFSIKPGSLLEEGININSPLIFWDFVLEHFYSFFDKRLAKESPSDLINSLIRKLAWLDEEVFLDDPYTGIKKYILKGLSEEGGLLLYDGRTTKVVYSGRIRPVNN from the coding sequence ATGTATAAATCAAAAGGGCAGATTTTAGTGCCCGGATTGTTAAATAAAGAGTTTTGTCCTCCAGACACAAAGTTTACCGGATTTAAATTTAAATCCGGTAACAATTTATGGTCAAAGGTGAAAAACAGTTCAGTTCCCTGGGATATTTATTCAGTAAACCAGTGTGAATCAACAATGGATTCTCTTTTTTATCTTATTGAAAAAGAGAAGAAAAAAGATTTTTCTTCTTTAATTGCAATGAGCCAGAATAAAGGAAGGGGACAGTATAAAAAGAAATGGTATTCTCCAAAGGGAAACTTATCGGTTTCAATTCACCTTCCTTTTATTTTTAATAATCAATGGAGCGAAAACTATCTTCCCCTTATTTTTGGGAATCTTTTAACCGAAGCTTTAAGTGATTTTGGGATAATAACCCAGATAAAATGGCCAAACGATATCTTTTTTAAAGGAAAAAAACTTGGGGGTATTCTTGTTGAGAAAAAACGAAATTTTTATCTGGCAGGTATAGGAATGAATCTTGTTTCAATTCCAGGGGATGATGAGCTGGAGGATGAGTTTTCCATTAAGCCCGGATCTCTTTTAGAAGAAGGAATAAATATAAATTCCCCTTTAATCTTCTGGGATTTTGTTTTGGAGCATTTTTATAGTTTTTTTGATAAAAGACTTGCAAAAGAGTCGCCTTCTGATTTAATTAATAGTTTAATTCGAAAACTGGCCTGGCTTGACGAAGAGGTTTTTTTAGATGATCCATATACAGGAATTAAAAAATATATTCTAAAAGGTCTTTCTGAAGAAGGTGGTCTTTTACTTTATGACGGCAGAACAACAAAAGTTGTATATTCAGGCAGGATAAGACCTGTAAATAATTAA
- a CDS encoding PilZ domain-containing protein, whose amino-acid sequence MFWKKKADNKYKLRFESKDKRNSYRLKALRSEKLCIYLNSKAFEISNISAGGVAFFSSEFSIGDFYDFELPLPDTKANYVKGKIEIAGFENGLTRAKFIEIDENDKERIHKFVFEKQIKYLRKSKQNKKQSDNLF is encoded by the coding sequence TTGTTTTGGAAAAAAAAGGCAGATAATAAATATAAACTGAGGTTTGAATCAAAGGATAAAAGGAATAGCTATAGATTAAAAGCCTTACGAAGTGAAAAGCTTTGTATATATTTAAATTCCAAGGCCTTTGAAATATCAAATATAAGTGCCGGAGGAGTTGCTTTTTTTTCATCAGAATTTTCAATTGGTGATTTTTATGATTTTGAATTGCCTCTTCCCGATACAAAAGCCAACTATGTAAAAGGTAAAATTGAAATAGCAGGATTTGAGAACGGTTTAACCAGGGCAAAATTTATTGAAATTGATGAAAATGACAAAGAAAGAATTCATAAGTTTGTTTTTGAAAAGCAGATAAAATATTTAAGAAAATCCAAACAAAATAAAAAACAATCAGACAATCTTTTTTAA
- a CDS encoding OmpA family protein: MKFRTKSTKDDFLEEDNDLGWIVTFSDLMTLLLVFFILLFSISNLNKNKFESALESIRMSLNSKMVPFASIEVLEVPETLDKNIRIDELTGLTSRKERIEKDIRSYISKHKIQDNVSVSILNDKIVVQIRGTALFDSGDAVLKTSAEPVLKELVNVFEAYDDYNINIKGHTDNLPISTSRYPSNWELSAIRATNVLRYFISTGIHPLRLTATGYGSLMPLRPNTSDENRAANRRVEFVLEKKGR, translated from the coding sequence ATGAAATTTAGAACAAAATCAACAAAAGATGATTTCCTTGAAGAAGATAACGATCTGGGGTGGATAGTCACTTTTTCAGATCTTATGACTCTTCTTCTTGTGTTTTTTATCCTTCTTTTTTCCATTTCAAACCTCAACAAAAATAAATTTGAAAGTGCACTTGAGTCCATAAGGATGAGTTTAAATTCAAAAATGGTGCCTTTTGCCTCAATCGAAGTTCTTGAAGTGCCTGAAACCCTTGATAAAAATATAAGAATTGATGAACTTACAGGGCTTACTTCAAGAAAAGAAAGAATAGAAAAAGATATAAGATCTTATATCAGCAAACACAAAATTCAAGACAATGTCAGTGTAAGTATTCTTAATGATAAAATTGTAGTCCAGATAAGAGGTACAGCTCTTTTTGATTCAGGAGATGCAGTGCTTAAAACATCAGCTGAGCCTGTACTTAAAGAACTTGTAAATGTATTTGAAGCATATGATGACTACAATATTAATATTAAGGGGCATACAGATAACCTTCCCATTTCCACATCAAGGTATCCATCAAACTGGGAATTATCTGCCATAAGAGCAACGAATGTGTTGAGGTATTTTATTTCAACCGGAATACATCCTTTAAGGCTTACTGCTACAGGATACGGTTCTCTTATGCCTCTCAGGCCAAATACTTCAGATGAAAACAGAGCCGCAAACAGGAGAGTTGAATTTGTTTTGGAAAAAAAAGGCAGATAA
- a CDS encoding DUF523 and DUF1722 domain-containing protein, whose product MVKPKIIVSRCLGFDKCRYNGEIIRSETIEMLKEYVKFISVCSEVEIGLGIPREPLRIAESSGEKHLIQPATDKDFTKELNEWNKSFFDKYKDVDGFILKNRSPSCGIKDVRIYKGFSKTSSAYKGSGFFGGFLMEQFPFHPIEDEGRLLNYEIRDHFFVKLFALTKFKEIKKKNIINELNRFHSENKLLFMAYNQTGLRKLGRILASYDKSNKEFVFEEYEKEFLKIFTKKAGIGSFINVLQHAFGGMSDKLSSEEKKFFLNSLEEYRDERIPLTTVSYLILSMSVRFKNEYLINQTLLNPYPQDLIKISDSGKKLRR is encoded by the coding sequence ATGGTTAAGCCCAAAATAATAGTGAGCAGATGCCTTGGGTTTGATAAATGCAGATACAATGGTGAAATAATTAGATCTGAAACCATTGAAATGCTTAAGGAATATGTTAAGTTTATCAGTGTATGTTCTGAAGTTGAAATTGGGCTTGGCATACCTAGGGAGCCTTTGAGGATTGCTGAATCTTCAGGTGAAAAACACCTTATTCAACCTGCAACAGATAAGGATTTTACTAAAGAGCTCAATGAATGGAATAAAAGTTTTTTTGATAAATATAAAGACGTAGACGGATTTATTTTAAAAAATCGTTCTCCATCATGTGGAATCAAAGATGTGAGAATATACAAAGGTTTTTCAAAAACATCTTCAGCTTATAAGGGCAGCGGTTTTTTCGGGGGGTTTCTTATGGAACAATTCCCTTTTCATCCAATTGAAGATGAAGGAAGACTTTTAAATTATGAAATAAGGGATCACTTTTTTGTAAAACTTTTTGCACTTACCAAATTCAAGGAAATTAAGAAAAAAAATATTATTAATGAACTTAATAGGTTCCACAGTGAAAATAAACTTCTTTTCATGGCATATAACCAGACTGGATTGAGGAAGCTTGGCAGGATCCTGGCCTCTTATGACAAATCAAATAAAGAATTTGTTTTTGAAGAGTATGAAAAAGAGTTTTTGAAAATATTTACTAAAAAAGCAGGAATTGGGTCGTTTATAAATGTTTTACAGCACGCTTTTGGAGGGATGTCTGACAAGCTCTCTTCGGAAGAAAAGAAGTTTTTTTTAAATAGTCTTGAAGAATATAGGGATGAAAGAATTCCTTTAACCACTGTTAGCTATCTCATTCTCTCCATGTCTGTTAGATTTAAAAACGAATATCTAATAAATCAGACTTTACTCAATCCTTATCCCCAGGACTTGATCAAAATTTCAGATTCAGGGAAAAAATTAAGGCGATAA
- a CDS encoding pyruvate carboxylase yields MKEKTFLEFLDEVNGRSILIANRGITARRISRAISEIPGAVSMVTATDIDKTSPAAISAQQLMLLGKEPTAYLDIDRIIKRAKERGVIAIHPGWGFAAEDDTFPSKCRAAGIIFIGPEHDAMKTLGNKVAVRTLAASLDIPVVPGSESAVDIPEARKIAHEIGFPIMLKAEGGGGGRGIYEVYSDEQLESAFQKSSAMAEASFGNPRIFVEKLLKNVRHIEIQIAADKYGNVFAFDERDCTIQRNHQKLVEITPSPWPKMTEELRTRLKEYSIKLAKAVNYHTLCTVEFLVEPDGNPYLIEVNTRLQVEHGITECRYGIDLVEEQILLAFGLPLRLNEENTKPNQYAMQIRVNCEDPKTNFTPNAGRITRYISPGGQGVRVDSCVTAGYEFPSQYDSAAALVITHGSTWDKTVQLMRRALREYMISGVKTTIGFYRELLKREEFNKGEFDTKFILKNPNLFDYIDRQPEGLRLSRLIADISAKGWNEYVSLGEYRGISDKRLGKLNVVLPDLSHEETYKSPYPRGDRDSVLDFVRDTDYVHFTDTTPRDQTQSNSGNRFRLAEDRLIAPYIDRCNFFSIENGGGAHFHVAMLGNMTYPFTEAEEWNSDKMAPETMKQILVRSTNVLGYKPQSKNMMRATGEMICEHYDIIRCFDFLNHVDNMRPFAEVALSSKKNIFEPALSMSWTKGFTVQNYLDVTEEMIEMTASVAGVSKDKATRMIILGLKDMAGVCPPRFIREVVTALRKKYPELVLHYHRHCTDGLFTPAVAAAAEAGAHIIDVALGASVRWYGQGDVLSTAAYMEGELGLKTKLDKEMIRNANFVVKQIQPYYDKYCAPYFQGIDYDVVEHGMPGGATSSSQEGAMKQGYIHLLPYMLKYLAGIRKIVRYHDVTPGSQITWNTAFLAVTGAFKRGGEKNVRRLLRVLEEVVTVPEEELSEQTKLERLEIYRDSNDAFNDLILGKFGKLPLGFPSDWVYESCFGPELYKDAIASRTTASPLETLPDIDLVQERAELKKALGREASEEEFILYINHPGDALKTIKFQEKYGDPNNLPLDVWFEGLEKGDTTQYQDSKGMHHKMTILEITEPDDQGMSIVRYHLDSEIFSYQLKVAEPLKGSGADIEFADPSNPYQIASPSTGDLWVTHVKAGDLVKEGEEIFNISIMKQEKAVLAKKAGRVKRVLKTADYQNDRKMIPVRDGELIVELEPVSEKLCSKCGADLDDKFYFCPSCGTKQ; encoded by the coding sequence ATGAAAGAAAAAACTTTTCTTGAATTTTTAGACGAAGTTAATGGAAGGTCCATCCTTATAGCAAACAGGGGAATTACTGCCAGACGTATTTCAAGGGCCATTTCAGAAATTCCCGGTGCAGTTTCAATGGTTACGGCTACTGATATTGACAAAACTTCTCCGGCAGCAATCAGTGCTCAGCAGCTGATGCTTCTTGGTAAAGAACCTACAGCCTATCTTGATATTGACAGGATAATAAAAAGGGCAAAAGAGCGTGGTGTAATTGCTATTCATCCAGGTTGGGGGTTTGCAGCAGAAGATGATACCTTTCCAAGTAAATGCAGGGCCGCTGGAATAATTTTCATAGGGCCTGAGCACGATGCCATGAAAACACTTGGAAACAAGGTTGCCGTAAGAACCCTTGCAGCCTCCCTTGATATTCCTGTTGTTCCGGGTTCTGAGTCAGCTGTTGATATTCCTGAAGCAAGAAAAATTGCCCATGAAATAGGCTTTCCCATCATGCTCAAGGCAGAAGGAGGAGGGGGCGGAAGAGGGATTTATGAAGTTTATTCTGATGAGCAGCTTGAATCAGCATTCCAAAAGTCCTCTGCAATGGCAGAAGCATCTTTTGGGAATCCAAGGATTTTTGTTGAAAAGCTTCTTAAAAATGTAAGACATATAGAAATTCAAATTGCAGCAGATAAATATGGTAATGTTTTTGCCTTTGATGAAAGAGATTGTACAATCCAGAGAAATCATCAAAAGCTTGTTGAGATTACTCCTTCTCCATGGCCCAAAATGACAGAAGAATTGAGAACAAGGCTTAAAGAATACTCAATAAAGCTTGCAAAGGCAGTTAATTATCATACTTTATGCACTGTTGAGTTCCTGGTTGAACCCGATGGAAATCCTTATCTTATTGAAGTAAATACAAGACTTCAGGTTGAACATGGAATTACTGAGTGCAGATATGGAATTGACCTTGTGGAAGAGCAGATTCTTTTGGCTTTTGGACTTCCATTGAGGCTTAATGAAGAAAATACAAAACCTAATCAGTATGCAATGCAAATAAGAGTGAATTGTGAAGATCCTAAAACCAATTTCACTCCCAATGCAGGAAGAATTACAAGGTATATTTCTCCGGGAGGCCAGGGTGTAAGAGTTGATTCCTGTGTTACTGCCGGGTATGAATTCCCTTCCCAATACGATTCAGCGGCTGCACTTGTAATTACCCATGGAAGCACCTGGGACAAGACTGTCCAGCTTATGAGAAGAGCCTTAAGAGAATATATGATAAGCGGTGTTAAAACAACCATTGGTTTTTACAGAGAACTTTTGAAACGGGAAGAATTTAATAAGGGCGAATTTGATACAAAGTTTATTTTAAAAAATCCCAATCTTTTTGATTATATAGACAGGCAGCCTGAAGGACTTAGGCTTTCAAGGCTTATAGCTGATATTTCTGCCAAAGGATGGAATGAATATGTTTCCCTTGGTGAATATAGGGGGATTTCTGATAAAAGACTTGGAAAGTTAAATGTGGTTCTTCCTGATCTTTCACACGAAGAAACCTATAAATCACCATATCCCAGGGGAGATAGAGATTCTGTTTTAGATTTTGTAAGAGATACTGATTATGTCCATTTCACTGATACAACTCCAAGGGATCAGACCCAGTCAAATAGTGGTAACAGATTCAGACTTGCCGAAGACAGATTGATTGCACCCTATATTGACAGGTGTAATTTTTTCTCCATTGAAAACGGAGGCGGTGCCCATTTTCATGTGGCAATGCTTGGAAACATGACTTATCCTTTTACAGAGGCTGAGGAATGGAATTCTGATAAAATGGCGCCTGAAACCATGAAGCAGATTCTTGTAAGATCAACCAATGTTCTTGGATACAAGCCTCAGTCAAAAAATATGATGAGGGCAACAGGAGAAATGATCTGTGAACATTACGATATTATAAGATGTTTTGATTTCTTAAACCATGTTGACAATATGAGACCTTTTGCAGAAGTTGCTCTTTCGTCAAAGAAAAATATTTTTGAGCCGGCACTTTCAATGTCATGGACAAAAGGTTTTACGGTTCAAAATTATCTTGATGTTACAGAGGAAATGATTGAAATGACAGCCTCAGTTGCAGGAGTTTCAAAAGACAAAGCTACAAGGATGATAATTCTTGGGCTCAAGGATATGGCAGGAGTTTGTCCTCCACGATTTATCAGAGAAGTTGTTACAGCCTTGAGAAAGAAATATCCTGAGTTGGTTCTTCACTATCATAGGCATTGTACAGATGGGCTTTTTACTCCGGCTGTTGCCGCAGCTGCTGAAGCAGGTGCCCATATAATAGACGTGGCCTTGGGGGCTTCTGTAAGATGGTATGGACAAGGAGATGTCCTTTCAACAGCAGCATACATGGAAGGCGAACTTGGGCTTAAGACAAAACTTGACAAGGAAATGATAAGAAACGCAAATTTTGTTGTTAAGCAGATTCAGCCTTATTACGATAAATATTGTGCTCCATATTTCCAGGGAATTGATTACGATGTGGTTGAGCATGGAATGCCCGGCGGTGCAACATCTTCTTCCCAGGAAGGTGCAATGAAGCAGGGTTATATTCATCTTCTTCCCTATATGCTTAAATATCTTGCAGGTATAAGAAAGATTGTAAGATACCATGATGTTACTCCTGGCTCACAGATTACATGGAACACAGCTTTTCTAGCAGTAACAGGAGCATTCAAGCGTGGCGGAGAAAAAAATGTAAGAAGGCTTTTAAGAGTTCTTGAAGAAGTAGTTACTGTTCCTGAAGAAGAATTGAGCGAACAGACAAAGCTTGAAAGGCTTGAAATCTATAGAGACAGTAATGATGCATTCAATGATCTTATTTTAGGAAAATTTGGAAAACTCCCCCTTGGATTTCCTTCTGACTGGGTTTACGAAAGCTGCTTTGGACCAGAATTGTATAAAGATGCAATTGCTTCAAGAACAACAGCTTCACCCCTTGAAACACTTCCTGATATTGATCTTGTACAGGAAAGGGCTGAACTTAAAAAAGCATTGGGACGGGAAGCTAGTGAGGAGGAATTCATCCTCTATATAAATCATCCTGGCGATGCTCTTAAAACAATTAAGTTTCAGGAAAAATACGGAGATCCCAATAATCTTCCCCTTGATGTTTGGTTTGAAGGTCTTGAAAAAGGAGATACAACCCAGTATCAGGATTCAAAGGGAATGCATCATAAAATGACAATTCTTGAGATAACAGAGCCCGATGATCAAGGTATGAGCATTGTAAGGTATCATCTTGATTCAGAAATTTTTTCTTACCAGCTCAAGGTTGCAGAACCTCTTAAGGGAAGCGGAGCTGATATAGAATTTGCAGATCCTTCCAATCCATATCAGATAGCTTCACCTTCAACAGGTGATTTATGGGTAACCCATGTCAAGGCAGGAGATTTGGTAAAAGAGGGCGAAGAAATTTTCAATATCTCAATAATGAAACAAGAAAAGGCTGTACTTGCTAAAAAAGCCGGACGGGTTAAACGAGTTCTTAAAACTGCTGATTACCAGAATGACAGAAAAATGATTCCAGTTAGAGATGGGGAGCTTATAGTTGAGCTTGAGCCTGTAAGTGAAAAATTATGCTCAAAATGCGGTGCTGATCTTGATGATAAATTTTATTTTTGCCCGTCTTGTGGAACTAAACAATAA
- a CDS encoding glutamine--tRNA ligase/YqeY domain fusion protein has protein sequence MSDKEISSHFIRTKIKKDLESGKYKKVETRFPPEPNGFLHIGHAKSICLNFGMAEEFNGKCHLRFDDTNPEKEDIAFVKSIKEDVKWLGFDWGENLSYASDFYDFFYEIAVGLIKKGKAYVCDLTAEEVREFRGTLTEPGKNSPYRERSVEENLDLFERMKNGEFEEGARLLRLKIDMASPNLTMRDPAIYRIMKVPHYRTGDKWKIYPMYDFAQCLSDAKNNITHSLCTLEFENNRLLYDWILKESEINPVNGLPGQTEFARLNLSFTVLSKRKLVELVNKNIVEGWDDPRMPTIAGMRRRGIPPEAIRSFCDKIGVAKNDSIVDAALFEHCVRDELNGKAERRFGVLNPLKVVIENYEDGKEEVFECLNHPNDESMGKREVVFSKEIYIEKEDFMENPPKKFFRLGPGREVRLRYTYIIKCVDYIKDENGEVVELRCTYDPLSRGGNPHDGRKIKGTIHWVSKKYSVDAKVKVYDRLFNVENPGKGELEESLNTDSLKVFENCKLEPLLKNAKPEERFQFERNGYYTPDKNSSPENLVFNQIITLRDQWGKISGKK, from the coding sequence ATGAGCGACAAAGAAATTTCTTCACATTTTATTCGTACTAAAATCAAAAAAGATCTTGAATCAGGAAAATATAAAAAAGTTGAAACAAGATTTCCTCCTGAACCAAACGGATTTCTTCATATAGGGCACGCAAAGTCCATTTGTCTTAATTTTGGAATGGCAGAAGAATTCAACGGCAAATGCCATTTGAGGTTTGATGATACAAACCCGGAAAAAGAAGATATTGCTTTTGTTAAATCAATTAAAGAGGATGTAAAATGGCTTGGTTTTGACTGGGGAGAGAATTTATCTTATGCATCAGATTTTTATGATTTTTTTTACGAAATAGCTGTGGGTTTGATAAAAAAAGGCAAAGCTTATGTTTGTGATTTGACTGCGGAAGAAGTTAGGGAATTTAGAGGTACTTTGACTGAACCAGGAAAAAATAGTCCTTACAGGGAAAGAAGTGTGGAAGAAAACCTTGACCTTTTTGAAAGAATGAAAAACGGAGAGTTTGAAGAGGGGGCAAGACTTTTAAGGCTTAAAATTGATATGGCTTCTCCAAATCTTACCATGAGAGATCCTGCAATTTACAGAATAATGAAAGTTCCCCACTACCGCACAGGGGATAAATGGAAAATTTATCCAATGTATGATTTTGCCCAATGTCTTTCAGATGCAAAAAATAATATCACTCACTCACTTTGTACACTTGAGTTTGAAAACAACCGGCTTCTTTATGATTGGATTTTAAAGGAAAGTGAAATAAACCCTGTTAATGGACTTCCCGGACAGACTGAATTTGCCAGATTAAACCTTTCATTTACTGTTTTAAGTAAAAGAAAACTTGTTGAACTTGTTAATAAGAACATAGTTGAAGGTTGGGATGATCCTAGAATGCCCACAATTGCCGGAATGAGAAGAAGGGGAATTCCTCCCGAGGCAATTAGAAGTTTTTGCGACAAAATAGGAGTTGCAAAAAATGACTCAATTGTTGACGCAGCTCTTTTTGAGCATTGTGTAAGAGATGAGCTTAATGGAAAAGCAGAAAGAAGATTTGGAGTTTTAAATCCCTTAAAAGTTGTAATAGAAAACTATGAAGACGGTAAAGAAGAAGTTTTTGAATGCTTAAATCACCCAAATGACGAATCCATGGGAAAACGGGAAGTTGTTTTTTCCAAGGAGATTTATATTGAAAAAGAAGATTTCATGGAAAATCCTCCAAAGAAATTTTTTAGACTTGGGCCTGGAAGGGAAGTAAGGCTTAGGTATACATATATTATAAAATGTGTTGATTATATCAAAGATGAAAATGGCGAAGTTGTTGAGTTAAGATGCACTTATGATCCTCTTTCAAGGGGGGGGAATCCCCATGATGGAAGAAAAATCAAAGGTACAATTCACTGGGTTTCAAAAAAGTATTCTGTAGATGCCAAAGTAAAGGTTTATGACAGGCTTTTTAATGTGGAAAATCCCGGGAAAGGTGAACTTGAGGAATCATTAAATACAGATTCACTTAAAGTGTTTGAAAATTGCAAACTTGAGCCTTTATTAAAAAATGCAAAGCCCGAAGAAAGATTTCAGTTTGAAAGAAATGGATATTATACGCCTGACAAAAATTCTTCTCCTGAAAACCTTGTATTTAACCAGATAATAACTTTAAGGGATCAATGGGGCAAAATTTCCGGTAAAAAATAA